The Methylophilus sp. TWE2 region ATCATGCCGAAAACCACGACCAACCAATATATCGCTCAACAACCCACCCCGCCAGCCACGCTGGTGAGCCTGCTTGCTGAAACAGGCGTGACTATCAATGGCAATGCGCCTTGGGATATCCAGGTATACGAAGAAAGTGTTTACCGCGACGTGCTGACCAAAGGCACGCTGGGGTTGGGACAAGCCTTTATTGAAGGTCGCTGGGACTGCAAGCGGCTGGATGAGTTTTTCCACCGTGTGATGCGTGCAGACATTGATGAAAAAATGGGCGGCATGGCAAAACTGAAGTTGCTGGGCGAAGTGATAAGACACTCGTTTTTCAACCTGCAGACGCCTGACCGCGCCTACCAGGTGGCACAACAGCATTATGATATTGGTAACGATGTGTTTGAAGCCATGCTGGACAGCAGCATGAGCTACTCATGCGCCTACTGGGAGCATGCAAGCAAGCTGGAAGAAGCCCAATTCAACAAGCTGGACATGATTTGCCGCAAGCTGGACCTGCAACCCGGTGACCGCGTACTGGAAATTGGTTGTGGCTGGGGTGGCTTGGCCAGGCACATGGCCAAGTATTATGGCGCGCAGGTAGTCGGCATCACGGTTTCCGTTGAACAACAGGCATTAGCCAGAGAGCGCTGTGCTGGCCTGGCAGTGGATATCCAGCTCAAGGACTACCGTGAGCTGCATGGTCAGTTCGACAAGATCGTGTCTGTCGGCATGTTTGAACATGTCGGCCCCAAGAATTACGAGATTTATTTTGCGACCGCGCAACGCCTGCTCAAGGATAACGGGCTGTTCTTGCTGCACACCATAGGCAACCATAAAACCGCCCTGCATACCGACGCCTGGATAGACCGCTATATTTTCCCTAATGGGAAATTACCTTCGGCCAGCGAAATTACCGATGCGATTGAGCAAAAATTCCTGATTGAAGACTGGCATAACTTTGGTACTGATTATGACCGCACCCTG contains the following coding sequences:
- the cfa gene encoding cyclopropane fatty acyl phospholipid synthase is translated as MPKTTTNQYIAQQPTPPATLVSLLAETGVTINGNAPWDIQVYEESVYRDVLTKGTLGLGQAFIEGRWDCKRLDEFFHRVMRADIDEKMGGMAKLKLLGEVIRHSFFNLQTPDRAYQVAQQHYDIGNDVFEAMLDSSMSYSCAYWEHASKLEEAQFNKLDMICRKLDLQPGDRVLEIGCGWGGLARHMAKYYGAQVVGITVSVEQQALARERCAGLAVDIQLKDYRELHGQFDKIVSVGMFEHVGPKNYEIYFATAQRLLKDNGLFLLHTIGNHKTALHTDAWIDRYIFPNGKLPSASEITDAIEQKFLIEDWHNFGTDYDRTLMAWWDKFNRAWPELQFKYDESFYRMWKYYLMCCAGYFRSRQGQLWQLVLSKRQSNRIYRSVRPLPAS